GCCTTGAGCAGGTAATCGACGATCGCCGCGGCGCGCCGCTGCGGCAGGCCGGGATCGGGCATCGCGGGGGTGTCCGCGGATGTCTCGGTGGGCTTCTCGGTGTTCTTGCTGGCCTGCTTGCCCGGTTTCGCCGCGGGCTTGCCCTTGGGCGGTGCGGGGGTGGCCGCCTCCTTGGGGGCGGGCGGCGGCGCGGTGCCGGGCGGGTCGTCGTGACCGGCCACCTCGATCCGGGCCTGCGGGCAGGCGCGGGCGAGGTCCGCGACCCCATCGAGGACGGTGTAGAAGGCGGCTTTCAGGTCGGCGCTGCCGGGATCGAAGCGTAAGGTCGGCTCGGTGGCGAGCGCCGCGAAGGTCTTGGCGCAAGCCGCCGGATCCCGGAGCGGCGCGGCGCCGCGGGCATCGACGGCCACGTCGATCCGCCAGCCGGCCGGCGCGATCCTGGCGGCCTCGGTGGCGATGCGGCGCGCGCTCTCGGGGTAGAGCCCCTCCCCGGCGATGCGCAAGGACTGGTCGCGCACGCTCACCTCGCCCTCGGCGAGCTGGCCGAGCACCCCGATTCCCGCATTCAGCCCGTCGAGGAGGGCGGGCGGCGCGCCCTCGGCCAGCCGCGTGCGGTCGACGATGCGCTCGCCGTAGAGGTAGGGCCGGAGCGCCGTACGGAGCGCCTGGCGCGCCTCGGCATCCGGCAGGTGGCCGGTGAGGGTGAAGGCGTCGGGCCCGCGCCGGATCGTCACGAGATAGGGCGAGACCGGGCTCGCCGTGAGCGCGACCGGGCCGCGGGAGACGCCCGCCGGCAGGTTGTCCGCCAGGGCCTCGGCCTCGCGCACGGCCTGGATGTCGATGGCCGAGCCCTGGATCGACAGCGCCGCACCGTCGAGGGAGACGCGGCCCTCCCGCACCAGCGCCAGGGCCGCGAAGGCGCGGTCGGTCAGCGCCCGCGCGTCGATCCCGGCCGGCAGACCGCGGGCGGTGCGCATGGCGTCGGTCACCGGGGCGCCGTCGGCGAGGAGGCGCGCCGCCGCCAGGATCGCCGCCCGGTCGGCCTCCGATACGGTGTAGCCGTCGAGGCGGAGGCCCTCGGGGCCGCGGCTCGCCGACCAGGTGAAGGGCGTGACCAGGGCCGGCTCGACCGCGACCTCGCCGATCGTGAAGCCGGCGGGTGCTTGCGCGAGGTCGGCCTTGAGGCCGGCATAGGCCTCGACGCTCGCCGCCTCGCCCCGCAGCGACAGAACGCGATCACGCATCGCCGCGGTGGCGCCGGGCTTCAGGTGCTGCACCTGCGCGAGGAGGAAGCGGGCGGCGTCGGAAAAATGCTCCGGCGCGCCGCGGGCGGCCCGCGCGGCGTCGCGCAAGGAGAGCCCGGCGGGCAGGCCGGCGCTCAAGGCCTCGGTCAGGGCCGTGCGGCCGATCTCCGCCGGGCGATGGCCGATGAGGTCGAGGCGGTCCGGCGCGCGGTGGATCGCCGCCCAGGTGAAGGGCGCGACCTCGGCGACGAGTCCGAGGCGGTCGAGGATGCGGCGATGGCCCGGCAGATCGGCGAGTGCCGCGCGGGCCTCGTCGAGGGCGGATTGCATCGGCGCCTCGCCGCTCGCCAGAAGGTCGCGGCCCCGCGCCTCGACCCGCAGCCACGGCTCGGCGCCGTCGCGGCCGGTGCCCGCCGCGATCGTGGCGGCCGGCGCCTCCAGGGCGGCTTCGAGCCGCGTCTCGGCGAAGGGCGTGGCGGCAACCCAGGCGCCGGCGAGGAGGGGAAGGCCGGCGAGCCAGCCGATCGAGCGAATCGCCATACTGGACCTCGACGCGGAACGCGCGCGGCGGGGGATCTTCCGACGCGCAGGCGCCACCCTGGCGGCGGTTTCCGGCATCAGCAAGGCGCGGCAGGCGAGCAGGTCGCGAGAATCGGAAAAGGGCCCCGGCACGAAGCCGGGACCCTGAAAACTCGTCCGTGGCGCGGCCCCCGAGGGGGCCGCTTCTCGCGACTTAGAAGTCGCGCTGGACGCGCATGCGGACCTGGAACGTGTCCGCGAAGTTGGTGGTCGGCAGGACCGCACCGGCGGCGTTGGTCGGCAGGCCGGCGGCGTTCAGGCCGACGGGAACCTGGCCCGGAGCCTTGTTCTGGTCGACCACGCGGCCGCCCTTGAGGTCGACGCGGTTGTAGAGACCCTCGACGCCGATATCGAGGTCCTTGACCGGCGACCAGATCAGGCTCGCGCCGGCGACGATCTGGCTGGTGTCGCGCAGGGCGGCGCTGTAGGCGAAGGCGCCGGGGCTGTTGACCGGGTTGCCGAGGCCGTTGAAGTTCAGCGCGCCGAGCAGGTTGCGGCTGGTCTTGCCGAAGCTCATCTCGCCGTAGCTGCCGATGATCGCCGAGCGCAGCTCGGGGGTCCAGTAGTGCAGGTACGAACCGACCACCGTCCAGCTGGTCGACAGCTCCATCTTGCCCGTCACCGGGTTGACGGCGGCGTCGGTGAAGTAGGCGGCGAAGGGCGAGCCCTGGGTGTTGCCGGCGCTGGCGGTGTAGGTGCCGATGTACTGGGAGTAGCCGGTGTAGATCTGGGCGCCCTCGCCGTACGAACCCTGCAGGTACAGGGAGTCGCCCGGAGCGATGAACGGCAGGTTGAACTTCAGGCCGCCCTGCACCGCCCAGCCGTACTCGCTGTTGACGCGGGGGGTGACGATCGTGCCGGCCGCCAGGGTGGCGCCGTTGAAGCCGAGCACCGTGGTGGCGTTCTGGGCGTTCAGCTCGTGCACGGCGGCCGAGAGCTGGGCCGAACCCCAGGCGGCGTCGTAGCGCAGGGCACCGACGAAGTCGGGCATGCGGTTGGTCTGGCGCAGGTCGTAGAACGCCTCGCCGATCGGCACGCCGGCCGCGTTGGTGGCGATGATCGGGCTCAGGTTGGTGGCCGCGGCGGTGAAGACCGCGAACTGGCTCGCCGCGTTGCCGGCGGTGGCGGTGCCGAACAGCGGGTTCTTGCGGAAGGTCGGGTCTTCGACCGACAGCGTCGCCGAGAAGCCGTTCCCGAAGGTCGCGGTGTAGGCGAGCAGGTTGGTGGAGGACGTGTCCGAGCCCAGCGAGGTGCCGATGATCTCGAAGTCGTGGGCGTAGAAGTCGTAGAACGAGGCCGCGCGACCGGCGGTGAGGCCGGCGAACTGGATGAAGGCCTTGTCGACGTTCACGTATTGCTGGGCGCGGCCGAACGTGTCGACGCCGAGCGCCGGGAAGGCGTTGGCGATGCGCTGCTGCGTGCCCGAGTTCAGGTAGGCGCCGGTCCGCGAGGCGAGCTCGAAGCGCACGAAGGCGCGGAGCGTGCCGTAGGCGGTCTGGGTGCGGGCGTCGAGGTTGAGACGGCCGAGGCCGCGGTAACCCATCAGGTCGCCGTTGTTGCCCGAGCGCGAGTAGCCCTGCGAGTAGCCGGCTTCAAAGCGGGCGCGGCCGGAGACGCGCAGGCAGGTATCGGTACCGGGAACGAAGAAGAAGCCGGCCCCGTAGGCCGAGCAGACACGAACGTACTCAACGGGCGCAGCCTTCTTGATCGGCAGATCGGCAGCGTGCGCACCGGCAACGACGGTCAGGCCAGCAGCCGAACCGAGCAGAAGGCTCTTCACGAGCTTCATCGAGACCTCCAAAGTTTCGAGACCCTGGGGGTGAACGACTGTGTCTCGACGAATGCCGAACCACGCCACTCTTATCCCCTGTGCCCGGCGCTCCCCTCAGGGGATGTCATCCGGGCCGCGCCGGGTTGTCCCCGGTGCAGAGGCACCATGTGCGAGGCGCTAACTGCGATCAACCGGCATCTGCGTCCGGGACGGCCAAGCCACCGGCTTTCGGCCTTAATGTTGCACGGACGCCACGAAACCTTACGCAGGTCAGCTAAATCCGGGCTCTGACGCGCGACAACTGAGTTTGCCGCGCATCGTCCTG
This sequence is a window from Methylobacterium sp. SyP6R. Protein-coding genes within it:
- a CDS encoding flagellar motor protein MotB, yielding MAIRSIGWLAGLPLLAGAWVAATPFAETRLEAALEAPAATIAAGTGRDGAEPWLRVEARGRDLLASGEAPMQSALDEARAALADLPGHRRILDRLGLVAEVAPFTWAAIHRAPDRLDLIGHRPAEIGRTALTEALSAGLPAGLSLRDAARAARGAPEHFSDAARFLLAQVQHLKPGATAAMRDRVLSLRGEAASVEAYAGLKADLAQAPAGFTIGEVAVEPALVTPFTWSASRGPEGLRLDGYTVSEADRAAILAAARLLADGAPVTDAMRTARGLPAGIDARALTDRAFAALALVREGRVSLDGAALSIQGSAIDIQAVREAEALADNLPAGVSRGPVALTASPVSPYLVTIRRGPDAFTLTGHLPDAEARQALRTALRPYLYGERIVDRTRLAEGAPPALLDGLNAGIGVLGQLAEGEVSVRDQSLRIAGEGLYPESARRIATEAARIAPAGWRIDVAVDARGAAPLRDPAACAKTFAALATEPTLRFDPGSADLKAAFYTVLDGVADLARACPQARIEVAGHDDPPGTAPPPAPKEAATPAPPKGKPAAKPGKQASKNTEKPTETSADTPAMPDPGLPQRRAAAIVDYLLKAGIPAGRIAAAPAEAATDRRTVAFALRS
- a CDS encoding porin, encoding MKLVKSLLLGSAAGLTVVAGAHAADLPIKKAAPVEYVRVCSAYGAGFFFVPGTDTCLRVSGRARFEAGYSQGYSRSGNNGDLMGYRGLGRLNLDARTQTAYGTLRAFVRFELASRTGAYLNSGTQQRIANAFPALGVDTFGRAQQYVNVDKAFIQFAGLTAGRAASFYDFYAHDFEIIGTSLGSDTSSTNLLAYTATFGNGFSATLSVEDPTFRKNPLFGTATAGNAASQFAVFTAAATNLSPIIATNAAGVPIGEAFYDLRQTNRMPDFVGALRYDAAWGSAQLSAAVHELNAQNATTVLGFNGATLAAGTIVTPRVNSEYGWAVQGGLKFNLPFIAPGDSLYLQGSYGEGAQIYTGYSQYIGTYTASAGNTQGSPFAAYFTDAAVNPVTGKMELSTSWTVVGSYLHYWTPELRSAIIGSYGEMSFGKTSRNLLGALNFNGLGNPVNSPGAFAYSAALRDTSQIVAGASLIWSPVKDLDIGVEGLYNRVDLKGGRVVDQNKAPGQVPVGLNAAGLPTNAAGAVLPTTNFADTFQVRMRVQRDF